Part of the Fusarium musae strain F31 chromosome 3, whole genome shotgun sequence genome, aagatacTTTCAGACGGATGTTTGAGATAATAACACAACTGGGTATCGAAGTGGATAGTGTACCAAGAGATACTGCAGCCGCTGTAACAAAGGCATTGGAGGCTATCTGCCAGGATGAAGGCTGCAGCAAGCTTTTCATTGATACTTGCAATCGAATAGCGGGAAGGCGAGGCTTGCTTATTTCAGACAATGGCTTGATTGGATCAGGTCCAATTTCAACGAGGCAAGGAGACACTATCACCCTAATCAAAGGTATCTCAGTTCCAATGGCTCTGCGGAAGATCGGGGAGGACTATCAGGTGCTTGGGCCCGTGTTTATTGACGGATTTATGGGGCTTCCTACGGAGAATCTACAAAGGATAAATCTTGACTGGGAGCTTTTTAACCTTGTATAAATCTGTTAATGCTGTTTGTTTAAGAGATTTAGCTAGTTCTGGGGGTTACGACAGGAcaggttgaggttggtgtGTGTTTGAGCGTTGATCGGGAGATGAGGTCAAGCTATTAATCTAAGCATGTGATTGGATCGTGCCAGCAATAGTGATGGAGCTAGGAATAATAAAGCTCTCGTATAGACTTTGGTATACTAGCTCTTGTTTAAATCTCCTTGAGTTAATGTCTCTTTTTACACTTAGCGATTTTTCACTCAGTAATctagataataatatttgACTTCTACCCGAAACCAAGATACCGCAAAAAGTGAAAACCTTCATTCATCGGACTAAACCCGACTTGCACAGTTACATGCTTGGAGTCAATCAGTAAGCAAGAGGCAAATTATTATCCCTGAACAGTAAGCGGCGACCTAAACATAAGCTTAAACACCCTAATCGGGCTTTTATCTAGAAGAGGAAAATGTTCATCTTTCAGTCAAACACAAGTACTGTGCTTGGTAGTACATCCTTTAGTATGGATAGAGTTTGAAACGTGGAAATGAGGCTGGAGGCTGTAAAGACTATATCCAGAGCTATATacaataaaaagacttaggtaatttagcataagtttaagatatatttatcaAGTTAAGGAAACcttttactgagtttattttaacatTATACTAAGGGACTAGCAGCAGTTCTATCAATAGGAACCTCTGCTTAAGCAGTCCCTTATTTGACATCTCCTAAATTCTCAGCCTCTCTTCTAGCACCAGCTTTGGTTAAAGTAAGAAGAGGTCAGTTCTAAGGAGGGAACCAGATTTGAATCTCGTCTTCTAATAACTTGTTATGTAATCTACTTTACCGCAATCTGTGACATAGATCAGGCCTTGGCACCTTATTTAGCCAGATCAAAATTACACGCCTCATACTCCCACTGCGTCTCGTAGCCTAGATTCTCATAGAACCCCCGTATAGCAACAGCATCAATGAGAATACCATGCATACCTCTCTCCTTTAGATTCTCCATCGCTTTGACAACAAGCGCTAAGCCAATGCCCTTGCCTCTCGCAGCCTCATCCACTCCGACCGCAGCAATAAGACCAGTCTTGTCTCCGGAAGGAAGGAGAGGAAGGAACGCGAAGGCATCGCCAGCTGAAGATCCGAAAGAGCACATGAGAGTCCAGCCAATCTGGTTGTTGGTATCCGGATCAATGGCTACCATgacttgatgatgttggccgCGTGCTGCGAGGGCTTTGTAAATACCGCCCCAGGTCTGGGTGAGTTGGTTAAATAAATTCAACGAGGCAAAGGCACTACTACTTACGAATAGCTCATTTTGCTTGGCCATGCATTCTTCGTACAGTTCTGGCGACCATGGAGTGAACTTGATATTCGTCTTTGAGACTCGCTCCATTATCTCAGACGGTGCAATTTCGGCCTGGATGTCCTTGTAAAGGTCTCTTACGGTATCAGTAGTTTCGTATGAGCCTATTTAGTTAGTGAATAACCGAAGTTACTTTGGATGGATGACTGACCTCTGTGAGAGAGAAACTCTTTTGCATCGGGTGAGATACTGGTGGGCACTCGGTACCAGAACCTGGGGAAAATGGACCCCATGGCTAAGGAGTTTAACTCCTGACCTGCATCCCTTGCTGCATTCTTCAATCCAGCCTTTGCTTTCTCTAGAAGCGCATTGCCGAGTCCTTTATGGCGGTATTCGGCTAAGACTCCGATGGCTGCGATATGTCCCGAGCTCCCGCTCTTAGAATAGTATGACAGGCAGAATCCATGCTCATGAATCCAGTGCTGACCCTTCATGCCAAAAAGAAGCCCTGTGAATCGACCTTGCTCTATAGGCCAGTCCGGGAAGATGGTGTGCCACAGTCTCCATGCTTGTTGGATGTCTTCTTCTGAGCTAGTGAGTTCGCGGATGGTATACTGAGAGACGCTGACTGGGCCGTCATCTTTATTCTTCTGTTCTGCCATACTTACTCCAAAACTCGGAGAGTGGATTTTATGACGCGTTTTGAGTCGTAATGTGGTGTTTGTAGGTTGTTGGTTAAGGACATCCAGTGAAGGATGATAAACGCCTCAAAACACGTGAGCTGACTGAAAGGTGCGGAGACATGCAAGGCTCCGAGGATCTATGCCAAGGAAGAAAGCTGCACTTGAATCCTTCAAGATTTCACTAAGTTCTGTCTGCTGATTTGACATATATATAGCATAGTTTCACTAGTACGACAAAAGCATAAACTCTATAAATCATCTAGGATATATCCTCCGATCCTCCCATTtcccctcacctcacctcccCCTCAACAAGCTAGAATACTCATACTCTTTCTAACTCTACTACTTAGTCAGATCTACTCACTCCCGGCTGCACGGCGCGGTCCTCTGCTCATTTTGGCCTCATCCTTAGCCCTCTCAATCACATCCTCCCAGTTCGGCGGCTTGCTTCGTATATGCTGCCCAGCAGCCTCCGCATCAAAACCAAACTGCAACAGCGCATCTTCGCTGCACCACTCTCCCGTAGCCATAAGTCCGACTGGAATTTTGCCCTCCGTATCTCTATCAGCAATTTCGCCAGCGTCCTTTCTGCCTTCGGGAACGACGTATCCAGCTGGGACGGTTATGGCGGGAAGACCGCAGAAGTTAGCAAGCCAGACGTATTCCATGCTCTGAAGCGTATAGTTTCCGTCGTTGACGCCGTAAGACAATTCCGATTTTCCGCCGCGGATAGGTGCACCGGCGCAAGCGGTAGTGGGGGTTATGATAAGCATGCCGGGGTATGTCTTCCAAAGATATGACAGATGCTGCATCAACATTCCTCTCAACTTCTGAGCCAGCAGATAATCCGTCGAAGGCGTAGTCCTTCCCAGCGCAAGCAGAATCTTGTTAGCAGGAGTTAGCCCCTTCGTGTCGTAAAGTAATGTCGAAGCATCAGTCAGAACAGTAAGTGCATGCGCCATCTGACCCTCAGCAGGAAAGGGAATTTCAATCGGGACAAGCGTATATCCATGCTTAGCAGCCAAAGACTCAACAAGCCCACGAACCAACGATTGAACACTCGGTGTAGCGCGTGAGATCCATGCATCGAAGATTCCGAGGACTTTCGTAACAGGCGGTGAAGGCTGTAGAGCCAAAGGAGGAAATTGCGTTGAAGGATGGGGCTCAGCGATGGCTTCGTACGCAGCAGCCAACGACTGCATATCAACAGCCAAAGGTCCTTGAACAGCACATGTCGGTGAGTGATTCGCACCGGGCCAAGAAGCAAGTCTGTTATGCGTAGGCTTCAACCCAAACACCGAGCAAAACGATCCAGGAATGCGGATACTGCCCCCGCCATCACTGCCCAGCGCGAGCGGAATGAGTCCAGAACTGACGGCGTACGCAGGACCAGATGAACTTCCGCCGGTGTAATAGCCTGAATTGAAGGGGTTACGCGGCGTTCCTTGATTGGGGTTGTTTCCGGTCGTATCTGATAAGCGTCAGTCGATTGGAGGAATAAGAATAAGAATACGGGGGCTTACCTAGTCCGAACTCGTGCATGGCGAGTTTGCCGATGATTACAACGCCTGCTTCTTCGAGTTTTCGTACGATCCAGCTCGTAGTTGATTCTCCGTCCTTGGGGGTTTCGGTGTAATCTCGTGGAGAGCCGAGAGTTGTTGAGTAGCCGTCTAAATCGTAGTCGTCTTTGATAGCAGAAGGTACGCCATCAAGGGGACCCAGAGGTTGCTTGTTTTTATAACGTTCCGTTGAAGCTTCAGCGGCTCTCATAATACGCTCAATGTTGAGCTCTCTCCAGCCTTGCGCGTGCCGTCCAGGTGTCGGGCCTTCGGTTTCAACGAGGGGCAGAATCGCCTTGGCAACGTCCACCGGGGTAAGCTCCCCAGAGAGATAGAGAGCTCTATAATCAGCTGCCGAGTAGAATTTCGTCGGATTTAATGTCTGAGAATTATTTGCCTGCTGCAACGCCGAAATCTGAACCCTCTCACCGCGTTCTTtagcctcagcttcagaaaGCGCGATCGGAACGACAGTTGGATCGTAGCGAGGCTCGAAATGCTCAAGATAAGTCCGGATGTTCCGGAGCGAAGCGAAACCCGCATTAGCCCAAGCGGTCTCACGAATAAATCGAATCCATTCCATCCTACACCATCAGCAACTCAAAAATTCTCATGTCATTGATAATAAACTTACAAAAAAGCAGCAGCAACGAGAAAAGGTCCTCTCAAGACTGGGTTCCTATTCCGTTCAATAGCATACGGCACATGAGGCCTGCGATAAGCAAAAAAAGTCAGCACATGATTCGTCCATCACGCAATGTCATGCTTACCCCTCCTGAGGCTCAGGATAGTTAAAGAACCGCCTCTCATTATTGAAATTACTCATATTGAagaatgatgacgatgagaagctgagaaggtttgaggttgatgcaGAAATTCGGGGAATTTAAACTCTCGGATAAGGCGGCCGCCGCGGAGACCAGTTTAGCGGTGTTAGTCATAGATCTACTGTACGTACTTCGGAGTCTCGGGACGCGTGATCTGGTCTGATCTGCATGGGAGAATACGAGCGACGAATTACAGGCCGAGAATCGAGGGGCCAGTTGTATCAGAGGCTTAAAGCAGGATTTACTATTGAAACGTAGGCTTAATATAGGCATCCATCCACCAGCGTATATCCCATCCAACCACTTAATTATTGAAAACCTTGTCGTTGATGGCAACGACCAGAGCTGCGTAATCCTGATTATCCAAGTAATCAATGTAAACAACGTTGGGAAACGATTTATCACTGACTTCAGGCAGAAGTCGCGTGAAGAGCTCTTTGTTGCAGGTATAAGCCAGCTTCTTAATCGGCTTCAAAGACCTCGGTGCAACCTTGACAAAAGTGACAACATCGCCATCCCACTGGGGAGCCTGTTGAGTCAGCGTCCAAGAAAGCAGGAAAAGTCGCTTATCCTTGGCGGACATGTGACCTTtcatcttctcaagctgGTCGTTGACCATCACGACGGCGTCGTCTTTGTTGGAGTACTCGTTACGAACGTTCATTGCTTCGTACTTGTAGAATCCCTTGTGCGCATAGTCGCCGATGTCGAGATCCCACTGCTCCATGACGCAGACAACAGCTGCCTTTCCGTTACCGATAAAATCGTCAAGCTTCAGCTGCGTCaggttcttggccttgttcttgtcctCGACGATGAACAAATGGTtcagcttgaggagctcttTCATGAGATTGTGCCATTCCTGCTTGGTAAACTCCCGCCATTCGTCGGTGTCGGTTTGAAGAGAGTGCGAAAAGTTCAGGATGATGAGTTCGCCGTTCTTCTTTGTGAACTCGTTGACGCCAGAAATGATGTCGGAAATCGATTCGCCTCGACCACCAACCTTGCCGGTGTAATGGCCGGTCCACAGATGGCCACCCGAGTACTGAGGTCGAAGATCGAAATATCGAGCACCATGCGCAAGCTGTCCCAGAACAGAGACAGACTGACACAGAACATACGGATCAATGACACCGCCAGGGACATCGCAGTGAGATACAGTCGACATGCCCGAGTCGTGGGTACCTAACATGCAGATCTGCGACAAAGGACGATGACCCAAGGTATTCCTGTTCTTCTGCATCCAATCCGTAGGCGGGTTCGAAGAGTGAAAGTTACCCTCCTTTCCAGAGAGCACAAACGTGACGCACTCATCATGCTCCCATCCCAATTCGATCTTTG contains:
- a CDS encoding hypothetical protein (EggNog:ENOG41), yielding MGEGGYVNLVNGTPYKWKRTQQNSYQMEAWSFPEWIDAGKVPSTYVEFDHGVLKKRGDTSGSVTYSLEGTKATFSIHVRDKPANIWIQLDGLEALNNPRGSKIELGWEHDECVTFVLSGKEGNFHSSNPPTDWMQKNRNTLGHRPLSQICMLGTHDSGMSTVSHCDVPGGVIDPYVLCQSVSVLGQLAHGARYFDLRPQYSGGHLWTGHYTGKVGGRGESISDIISGVNEFTKKNGELIILNFSHSLQTDTDEWREFTKQEWHNLMKELLKLNHLFIVEDKNKAKNLTQLKLDDFIGNGKAAVVCVMEQWDLDIGDYAHKGFYKYEAMNVRNEYSNKDDAVVMVNDQLEKMKGHMSAKDKRLFLLSWTLTQQAPQWDGDVVTFVKVAPRSLKPIKKLAYTCNKELFTRLLPEVSDKSFPNVVYIDYLDNQDYAALVVAINDKVFNN